A section of the Marinimicrobium koreense genome encodes:
- a CDS encoding DMT family transporter, producing the protein MIRDSLFGRRHWVIATAVFCCFLWGSAYPAIKTGYQLMAMAATDTASQMLFAGYRFLGSGVILLVLAALMGKSLWRFSAREWGQLALLGLLQTTLQYVFFYIGLAHATGVKAAIMNSTGTFFTVLLAHFIYRNDKLSTGRSLGCLIGFAGVVLINLGQGPLDFDVTLLGEGFIAIAALVLSISLMYGKRLSQHIDPMVMTAQQLTIGGVVLIGIGLSGGGDIPRLTATSGVLFFYLMALSAAAFALWSFLLKHNPVGQVIPFQFLIPIFGAGLSALFLGETILAWKNLLALVLVCGGIWLVTRPASPMTVQR; encoded by the coding sequence ATGATCCGCGACTCGCTTTTCGGTCGCCGCCACTGGGTCATCGCCACGGCGGTGTTCTGCTGTTTTCTCTGGGGTAGTGCCTATCCCGCGATCAAAACCGGCTACCAGTTGATGGCCATGGCGGCCACCGACACCGCCTCCCAGATGCTGTTTGCCGGCTACCGGTTTCTCGGCTCCGGCGTCATTCTGCTGGTATTGGCGGCCCTGATGGGCAAGTCCCTGTGGCGCTTCTCCGCCCGCGAGTGGGGTCAGCTCGCTCTGCTAGGGCTGCTGCAGACCACGCTTCAGTATGTGTTTTTCTACATTGGCCTGGCCCACGCCACGGGCGTCAAAGCGGCGATCATGAATTCCACCGGCACCTTCTTTACGGTGCTGCTCGCGCATTTCATTTACCGCAACGACAAGCTCAGTACCGGCCGAAGCCTCGGCTGTCTGATCGGCTTTGCGGGGGTGGTACTGATCAACCTGGGGCAGGGCCCCCTGGACTTTGATGTCACCCTGCTGGGCGAGGGTTTTATCGCCATCGCTGCCCTGGTGCTGTCGATCTCCCTGATGTACGGCAAGCGCTTGTCCCAACACATCGACCCGATGGTCATGACCGCCCAACAGTTGACCATCGGCGGCGTGGTTCTGATTGGTATTGGGTTGAGCGGCGGTGGAGATATTCCCCGGCTTACTGCCACCAGCGGGGTGTTGTTTTTCTATCTGATGGCACTGTCCGCCGCGGCCTTTGCGCTGTGGAGCTTCCTGCTCAAGCACAACCCCGTGGGGCAGGTGATTCCCTTCCAGTTTCTGATTCCGATCTTCGGCGCGGGCCTCTCGGCGCTGTTTCTCGGGGAAACCATCCTGGCCTGGAAAAACCTGCTGGCGCTGGTCTTGGTTTGCGGGGGGATCTGGTTGGTGACGCGGCCCGCATCACCCATGACCGTTCAGCGCTGA
- the mutM gene encoding bifunctional DNA-formamidopyrimidine glycosylase/DNA-(apurinic or apyrimidinic site) lyase: MPELPEVETTRRGIAPHIEGRTVTEVAIRQPKLRWPVSEPLAAAIQGKRLREVGRRGKYLLLGFDSGTALIHLGMSGSLRIVKPDEPPRFHDHFDIAFGNRVLRYCDPRRFGCLLWVESDPYGHSLLASLGPEPLGEDFTPEYLFQRSRKRRVPIKQFLMDSKTVVGVGNIYANEALYMAGIKPIRKASTLTKRQSELLVAQIRFVLQRSIDQGGTTLRDFVGGDGQPGYFKQQLLVYGRGTEPCKQCGKALKEIRMNNRTTVYCTDCQR; the protein is encoded by the coding sequence ATGCCCGAACTACCCGAAGTCGAAACCACCCGCCGGGGTATTGCTCCCCACATCGAAGGCCGAACCGTTACCGAGGTCGCCATCCGTCAGCCCAAGCTGCGCTGGCCGGTATCCGAACCGCTCGCGGCGGCAATACAGGGCAAGCGACTGCGCGAGGTCGGACGTCGGGGGAAATACCTGCTGCTGGGGTTCGACAGTGGCACCGCACTGATTCACCTGGGTATGTCCGGCAGTCTGCGCATCGTAAAACCTGACGAGCCGCCGCGCTTTCACGATCACTTCGATATCGCCTTTGGCAACCGTGTGCTGCGCTACTGTGACCCGCGCCGCTTTGGTTGCCTGCTCTGGGTAGAATCGGATCCCTACGGGCACAGCCTGCTGGCAAGCCTCGGGCCGGAACCGTTGGGAGAGGACTTTACGCCTGAGTACTTATTCCAGCGCAGTCGCAAGCGCCGGGTTCCCATCAAGCAGTTTCTGATGGACAGTAAAACCGTCGTGGGGGTGGGAAACATCTACGCCAACGAGGCGCTGTATATGGCGGGAATCAAGCCCATCCGGAAAGCCTCAACGCTGACCAAGCGGCAGAGCGAACTGTTGGTTGCGCAAATTCGATTTGTGCTGCAACGCTCCATTGATCAAGGTGGCACTACGTTGAGGGACTTCGTTGGCGGCGATGGCCAGCCGGGCTACTTCAAACAGCAGTTGCTGGTTTATGGTCGAGGCACCGAGCCCTGCAAGCAGTGCGGTAAGGCGCTGAAAGAAATCCGGATGAACAACCGGACGACGGTGTATTGCACCGACTGTCAGCGCTGA
- the phoR gene encoding phosphate regulon sensor histidine kinase PhoR, which yields MLRGYSVEVRRLLIILFLCALVGFWFDHVVWALLAGSLLYVSWMVWQIRRLNKWLLRNNDEPPPESSGIWGDLFDNIYHLQRRQVQEKNSLQAVINRVQETSAALRDGVIVLDWRGCLDWWNPSAQRLLGFHSSDQGKSVINFIRHPKFVNYFEEGNYSEPLEIPSPRFTSKRLQFQITRFGRNERLIVVRDVTQLHKLEQMRQDFVANVSHELRTPLTVISGYLETLSDSGTDLTPPWRRALDQMQQQSKRMSLLINDLITLSKLETTESGYNHKPVKLEPLLQAIRSEATALSGERGHEISLKCESPDLQLMGNEKELHSAFSNLVTNAVKYTPAGGKIAMRLWQAHRQIFFSVQDNGPGFDSKHIPHLTQRFYRVEQSRNSGTGGTGLGLAIVKHVLLRHDGELQISSEVGVGSTFTCIFSQPPTE from the coding sequence TTGCTGCGTGGTTACAGCGTCGAAGTTCGGCGCCTGCTGATAATCCTTTTCCTGTGCGCCCTGGTCGGCTTCTGGTTCGATCATGTGGTGTGGGCACTACTGGCGGGCAGTCTGCTGTACGTCTCCTGGATGGTGTGGCAGATCCGCCGGTTGAATAAATGGTTGCTGCGCAACAATGACGAGCCGCCACCGGAATCGAGCGGTATCTGGGGCGACCTGTTCGACAATATCTATCACCTGCAACGCCGTCAGGTGCAGGAGAAAAACAGCCTGCAGGCGGTCATCAACCGTGTTCAGGAAACCAGCGCGGCGCTGCGCGATGGCGTGATTGTGCTCGACTGGCGCGGCTGCCTGGACTGGTGGAATCCCTCCGCCCAGAGACTACTCGGTTTTCACAGCAGTGATCAGGGCAAATCGGTCATCAACTTCATTCGCCACCCCAAGTTTGTGAATTACTTCGAAGAGGGCAACTACAGCGAGCCGCTGGAAATTCCCTCGCCACGTTTCACCTCCAAACGTCTGCAGTTTCAGATCACCCGCTTTGGCCGCAACGAACGACTGATCGTGGTGCGTGATGTGACTCAACTGCATAAGCTGGAACAGATGCGTCAGGACTTTGTGGCCAACGTCAGCCACGAGCTGCGCACCCCGCTGACCGTCATCAGTGGCTACCTGGAAACCCTGTCGGACAGTGGTACCGATCTGACGCCGCCATGGCGGCGGGCGCTGGATCAGATGCAGCAGCAATCAAAGCGCATGTCGCTGTTGATCAACGACTTGATTACCTTGTCCAAACTGGAAACCACGGAGTCGGGTTACAACCACAAGCCGGTGAAGTTGGAACCGTTACTGCAAGCGATTCGCTCCGAGGCCACGGCACTCAGTGGCGAACGAGGGCATGAAATTTCACTGAAATGCGAGTCGCCCGACTTGCAGCTTATGGGCAACGAAAAAGAACTGCACAGTGCCTTCTCCAACCTGGTAACCAATGCCGTGAAATACACTCCGGCCGGTGGCAAGATTGCCATGCGCTTGTGGCAGGCGCACCGGCAGATTTTTTTCTCCGTGCAGGACAACGGCCCGGGTTTCGATAGCAAACACATTCCGCACTTGACCCAGCGCTTTTACCGTGTGGAACAGAGCCGCAACAGCGGCACCGGTGGCACCGGCTTGGGCCTGGCCATCGTCAAACATGTCCTGCTGCGCCACGACGGAGAGCTGCAGATCAGCAGCGAAGTGGGCGTGGGCAGCACCTTCACCTGCATCTTCAGCCAGCCCCCCACCGAGTAA
- the phoB gene encoding phosphate regulon transcriptional regulator PhoB — translation MAGRRILIVDDEAAIRDMLRVALEMADYECLEASNAQEALELIVDERPDLVLLDWMMPGTSGIELARRLKREEVTAEVPIIMLTAKGEEDNKIQGLEVGADDYITKPFSPRELVARLKAVLRRADPQVNGNPIRVQGLCLDPASHRVTINNRPVDIGPTEYRLLEFFLTHQERAYTRSQLLDHVWGGNVYVEERTVDVHIRRLRKALAIDDHENLVQTVRGTGYRFSTQAG, via the coding sequence ATGGCAGGGCGCAGGATTCTCATAGTTGACGACGAAGCCGCAATTCGCGACATGCTCCGGGTGGCCCTGGAGATGGCGGATTACGAGTGTCTCGAAGCCAGTAATGCCCAGGAGGCGCTGGAGCTGATCGTCGACGAGCGGCCCGATCTGGTGCTGCTGGACTGGATGATGCCCGGTACCAGTGGCATTGAGTTGGCCCGCCGGCTCAAGCGCGAGGAGGTGACCGCGGAAGTCCCCATCATCATGCTCACCGCCAAGGGTGAGGAAGATAACAAGATCCAGGGTCTGGAAGTCGGCGCCGACGACTACATCACCAAGCCTTTCTCTCCCCGGGAGTTGGTGGCGCGCCTCAAAGCGGTATTGCGCCGGGCCGACCCCCAGGTCAATGGCAATCCCATCCGGGTTCAGGGCCTGTGCCTGGACCCCGCCAGCCACCGGGTCACCATCAACAACCGGCCGGTGGATATTGGCCCGACCGAGTATCGGTTGCTGGAGTTCTTCCTGACGCACCAGGAAAGAGCTTATACTCGCAGCCAGTTGCTCGATCATGTCTGGGGTGGCAATGTCTATGTGGAGGAGCGCACGGTGGATGTTCACATCCGGCGCCTGCGCAAGGCTCTGGCCATAGACGACCACGAGAATCTGGTGCAGACCGTACGCGGCACCGGCTACCGGTTTTCGACCCAGGCAGGTTGA
- the ubiA gene encoding 4-hydroxybenzoate octaprenyltransferase — MKRPSAQSPRRRGGSSSSRIDWRGRLSAYLRLTRLNRPIGSFLLLWPTLWALWLAAGGVPDWDLLVIFVLGVFVMRSAGCVINDYADRHFDGHVKRTKARPMATGEVSEREALSLFVGLCLLAFVLVLFTDTFTVKLSLGGVALAFCYPFMKRYTHLPQVVLGAAFAWAIPMAFAAQRGSLGTDVWLLYTAVLLWTVVYDTLYAMVDRDDDLKVGIKSTAVLFGDLDRAMVAVLQGLTLYALVMVGGRFELGVPYYLGLVAAAGLFGYHQYLIRFRERDPCFRAFLNNNWVGFVIFAGIVIDFMVSQ; from the coding sequence ATGAAACGACCGTCAGCTCAAAGCCCCCGCCGTCGTGGCGGCTCGAGTTCGTCCCGAATCGATTGGCGCGGGAGGCTGTCCGCCTATCTGCGCCTGACCCGGTTGAACCGTCCCATCGGCAGTTTTCTGTTGCTCTGGCCTACCCTCTGGGCACTCTGGCTGGCGGCCGGCGGCGTGCCGGACTGGGATCTGCTGGTCATCTTCGTGCTGGGGGTGTTTGTCATGCGCTCGGCTGGTTGCGTGATCAACGATTATGCCGATCGGCATTTCGATGGCCATGTCAAACGGACCAAAGCCCGCCCTATGGCCACTGGCGAAGTCTCGGAGCGGGAAGCGCTCAGTCTGTTTGTGGGGCTCTGTCTGCTGGCCTTTGTCCTGGTGCTTTTTACCGATACGTTCACCGTGAAGCTCTCCCTGGGCGGGGTCGCCCTGGCGTTCTGCTACCCCTTCATGAAGCGCTACACCCACTTGCCGCAGGTGGTGCTCGGGGCCGCGTTTGCCTGGGCCATTCCCATGGCGTTTGCCGCCCAGCGGGGCAGTCTGGGCACGGACGTCTGGCTGCTGTACACCGCCGTGCTGCTCTGGACGGTGGTGTATGACACCCTCTATGCCATGGTGGATCGGGACGATGACCTCAAGGTGGGCATAAAGTCCACGGCGGTCCTGTTTGGCGATCTGGACCGGGCCATGGTGGCGGTGCTGCAGGGGCTGACTCTGTACGCGCTGGTGATGGTAGGCGGGCGCTTTGAGTTGGGTGTTCCCTATTATCTGGGGCTGGTCGCGGCGGCCGGGCTCTTTGGCTACCATCAGTACCTGATCCGCTTTCGGGAACGGGACCCCTGTTTTCGAGCCTTTCTGAACAACAATTGGGTGGGCTTTGTCATTTTTGCGGGCATCGTGATTGACTTCATGGTGTCACAATAA